Below is a genomic region from Mycoplasma phocoeninasale.
TTTTCTTTTGACATTTTATTAATTTTTTCAATTGATCTATCAATTTCTTTTTGAATATTATCTAAATATTGTTTTTGTAGATCCTCTGAAAGTTCTGAATCATTCTTAATCTTCTTGTTGATGTCTTGACGAAACTGTCTAACAATAACACGTGCATGTTCAGTGATTGAACCTAATTGTTTAGTCATTTCCACTCTTTTCTCTGTAGTCATTTGTGGATATGTCAATCTTAGTTGATGACCCTCATTGGCAATTGAAATATTAAGTTTACTATCTAGTAAAGTTTTTTCAATTGTTTTAAGAACGGCAACATCATAAGGTTTTACCAAAAGTTGAAGGGGACTAGCAATACTAATAGCTGAAATTTCTTCTAAGCTAATCATTGAATCATAATAATTAATTTGAATTTTATTAATTAATGCTGGGTTAGCTCTTCCGACTGCTATTTTAGTCATTTGCATTTCAAAATTGTCAATGTTCTTGGCAAGTTCCTTGTTAAGTTCAAGTAAATATTCGTTTAATTCCATGTTTTTTCCTTATCTGAGATTATTTGTTGTTTGTAATTATTGTGTTAGGAATTTTATTTTCAATTACCCTAAGCAATGCATTGTTTTCATTGATGTCAAAAATAACAATATCAATATTATTATCTCGCGCCATTGAAGCCGCAGTTGAATCAATAATCTTTAGATCTTTTTCAAGTAATTCATCATATGATATTCGATCGTATTTTTTCGCCATACTATTGATGCGAGGATCAGAATCATAAACGCCATCAACATTATTTTTACCCATTAAAATTGCGTCTGCGTTAATTTCACTCGCAAATAAAGTTGAGGCTGTATCAGTAGTAAAGAAAGGTCTTCCAGTTCCCCCGGCAAATATTACCACTTTACCATTCCGTAAATATTTTTTAGCTTTTTCATTGATGTAAACTTCACAAACTTTAGGGTCCATTGTTAAACTCGATAATACTCTGCAATTTAAATTATTATTTTCAAAACCTGATTGAAGTGCTAGGGCATTCATTGTGGTAGCGAGCATTCCGATATAGTCGGCACGAACTCTTTGAATTCCATTTTTTGCGGCGCTTGTTCCCCGTCAGAAGTTTCCTCCGCCGACAACAATTGCTACTTCAATTCCCTTGTCGACAATAACCTTTAATTGCTTGGCAAATTTATCAACTAATTCATAATCAATTGCTAACTTTTTCTTGTCTTTATTTGCTAAACCCTCGCCTGAGAGTTTAATCAAAACCCTTTTATACGACATTTTTATACCTCTTTTCAAACTATTTAATATATTATATATTATTTACTTTTAATATTACTTTTTTATGCGAATTGAATTTATTACTTAACAATTTTTACATTAAAATTTATAGCTTTTAAATTCAACATTTTGGGTATTTAAAATAACTTTTTTTAGCACATAATTACTCTATTAGTAATTTATAGAAAGTTAGGTTATTAGTTTAAAATATTTAAAATTTTAAGTGAAAATATTTTATCCATTACTTTAGATCAATTTTTTCTTCAGCTTTTTCATAAATATTAATGCGGTTTTCAACATCAATTTTATTAATGATCCAACCATTAAAGTGACAATTCTTGATAAATTCGTCGATGCGGTTTTTTCCATCAAGAGCCTTAAGTGTAATCACTGCCCCAAATTTGACATCAAGTCCATCAATTGCGTCCAGACGATTGCTAGTTTTAATTTCCAAACCTCAGTTTTTGCTCATAGTTTCATTTCATTTAAGAGCTTGATTTTTTTTGTTTATATCTTTTGCAATAAACTTAACATTATCTCATTTACGGTATTCTTTCCGAGCCGTTTCTTCAAATGTGTAAATTTTATGAGGATCATTATCTTGATTTTGTTTATTATTTTTGATGTCTTCAATTTTATATTTGCCATCGCCAATTTTTTTTACTCTGCCAAAATGCAAATCAAATTCAGTGTTTGTATAATCAACACCTTGATTGCGATTACACTTTGGAAAATAACACATTATGACTTTTGCGATATATGGATATGTTTGATTTACTAGCGGTACTGGAAACTCATAATTATATGTGTTTCACTCTCTGCTAACGTCGGACACCACAAATTTAATTTCATCATCTTTAGTATAAAGAATGTCATTAATATGAATTGGAACAATACCATGGCCTAATAGTGCTGACTCTGCACTAGGAATGTTAACTGATCATTTTCTAGCAGAATCAATAATTAGTGCCTTGGCAACCTCTCGACTCTGCCCCAATACATCAATTAAATATGATAATTTTCTAGCTACTCAAGGAGCAGCAAAAGAAGTACCGGAAATTTGTACTAATCCTCTAGCTGTCGATGAATAAACAGTAATTTCTTCACCAAAATTATAATCCCCGCCATAGTAGCTAACATCTGGTTTTAAAAAATAAGATAGTACCGGGCCTCGGCGACTATAACTTGCCGGATTTTTATCTTTTATTCTTACTGAATTAACCACAATGCTATTGATTGAATCGGCTGGTGAGCCAATTTTAAGATTGCCGTTAATGTCTTTAGGTTTATTTGTGCCGGAAATGACAAATATAACATTGTACTCACTTTGAATTTTGTCAAGTTCATAGGCTGCAAGTGAAACATAATTATCATTGATTTCCGATCTCGATCCCAGTGAAATATTCCACACTCTAATTTTGTTTGAATACCTAGCAATTATAATTTTTAATTTTTTAAGAAAGTCAATCATTGACAAATTTTTAGCAGCATAAATACCGAAATGTTTAACTTTGAATCTCCCACAACCATCATCCAAGTTTGGATTTAGTGCCGGGCCATCAACAATGATTGAAGAAACAGCGGTTCCATGCTCATAATAACCCGGAGCTTTCGTAATTTCTGGGGACACCATTTCTTCGTAATCAACTCATTCACTAAAGTAGGAATTTTTATCAAATAGTGTATCAATAACACCAATTGTTGGTTCATTTGTTGGAGAAACAATGATAAGGGATGGATTATCAGAGGAAGAAATAGCAAAATCCTCATAGTCCAATTTGGATAAATTTTCAACACCCATATTCACAAGATAAGGAGCTTTTTCATATAATTCTTTAATAGCATCTTCATTTAGATTAATAGTCAAATTATCAAAAGAATCAATGTTCAAGACATAAATGCCTAATTTTTGTAATATCGTTGCAACATCTTGTTTGACATCGTAAATTGTTATCAGTTTATTATCAAAATTAGGTGTGGCTTTGTCAACATTAAATAAATCTATATAGGAAACATCGGCAATTAAACTCTGAAAAACTGATTTTTTCATCTGTCAATGATCTTGAAATTTTGTATTAATATTTTTCAAGGCAAAAATATCAATACCACCATTAAACTCCTTATCGACTATTTCTCTGCCTTTAGATAACATATCAATACTTCTTTCCAAATCCTTCATTTCTAAAAAATAAGTAATTATATGTTTATTTTTTTCAGCATTGAATTTTGAGCCTACGATCGCCCTATTTGAGTCTTTACCTTTAAAAATTCCCTTAATACGGTTGCTTTTGGCAGCAATTTTATTGTAATATACACTAATTAAAACTCCATTGATAATTTCAAATTTATCTTTTCAATAATCCTTAATTTCTTTCAATTGTTGTTCAAGTTTTTTTATATGCTCTACCGTTACAATAAAATTACCATTCATCGAAATGCTGCCGCCAGCGATTCTCTTTTGTTGTTCAAATTTTTTGCCTTTTAACTCTAGTAAATTATTCATTATTATCTAGTTCCTTTTTAATTTCTCTCGCCACTGAGCTTTTTGATTTTTCTTTTAAAATTTCGATTTCTCTGACTGTAAAACCTTCTTTGTGAATTTCGTCATATTTTTTATTATCTAAACCACCAACAAGACTATTATAAATTCTAATTAAGTAACCAAATTTAGAACCTTTTTCACTAAATGCTAGCGAAGTTTTAATAATATTTTTTAGTTCTCCTGGATAAGGAAGCTTCTTGACTAATTTTAGAATTTTTTTAAACACGCGTACATCTAGCGATGCTCCCTCAAATTTTTTGATAATTGCTTCAAGATAGTATTTGGCTACATCAATTAAGTCTTCTTGAGTATAACGATCAAAATTAATTGTTGCGTCAAATCTTCTAATTAGAGCTTTATCAAAACTTGAAAAAAGGTTTGTGGTAGCAATTATTACAATGTCTTTATTGTGTGAAAATAGTTTATCTAACTCTTTTAATACTGTTGATGTTACTCTCCCCATTTCTCTAACATCATTTGAATTAATTCTATCTAGGGCAATCGCATCCATTTCGTCAAACAAAATGACAATTCTATCGGAAAAAGGAATGGCATTAATTTCATCAAAAAGATTAATAATATTCTTATTAGTTTGTCCTAGTTTTGAATCCACTAGGCTTTCAAAATTCACTGAATAAAGTGATCTTTTTAAAATTCTCGCTACATTTTTAACGGCTTCAGTTTTTCCGGTACCTGGCGGACCTTGAAAAAGAAATTTATTAATTCCGCTTTTATGATCAATGGCATTGATAATCCCCTTAATATCATCAATAATTGCTGCTGGCAAATGTAAATCTTCGATTTTATCAATAGTAATTCTTTCTAAAAATTCACTATTGATTTCAAAGTCCTTGTTATTTGATTGAGCTACAAGATCTTCAGCTGAAATTCCTCGTAGTGAAAGTACATAATTTGCAAGTTCATCATCACCAATACTATCAAAATATTTAGCAACTTCTATAACCTCGCCATTGAAAGCAATTTCATCTTTCTCGTAGTGGTATTTAATTAAATTTAGTATATTTCGCTTCTTCATTATTAACCTTTCTATTTATAAAAATATTATAACATTTATGGGACAAATTTTTTATTTTTGGGACTAATTTTATAATTTTATAAATATGAAATGTAAAAAAAATAGCTTTTATTTTTGCTATTTTTAGACTAATTATTTTTATTATTTAGCTATTTTAGAATCGATGCTAAATAGTTTTTGCTTAGCCTTATTAACGGCATCATAAGCCCCACTACGGGTCATGGCAAGTTCCTGGGCAATTTCGGAAAATGATAAATCTTCAAAGTAGTGAAGATATAGAGCTTGTTTTTGAGAGTTGGTTAGTAAATCTTTGTATTTTTCAAATAGTTCAACAACTTTTGTGCGTTCTGAGATGTTTTCCATTAATCAACTAATCCCTTCATTAACCCATAAATATAAGAATCTAAATCAAATTCAGCTAAATCAGTAACTTGTTCACCTAGACCAACATATTTAACCGCTAAATTAAGTTCATCTTTAATTGTTAGGACAATTCCACCCTTAGAAGTTCCATCCATCTTCGTTAAAACAATTCCCGAAAGCGGTGTTGCTTCGCCAAAAACTTTAGCTTGAGCAATACCATTTTGTCCAGTCGTCGCATCTAAGACAAGTAAACTTTCATGTGGAGCATCTGGAACTTTGTTTGCTAAAACTTTATTTAATTTTGCAAGTTCAGACATTAAATTAACCTTGTTTTGTAATCTACCAGCAGTATCAATAATTAAAACATCGTAGTGCTCTGCTTGGGCTTTATCAATAGCGCGATAAACAACTGCGGCTGGATCTTTTTCATTTTCATTTGGTTTAACAATGTCAGCCCCAACACGTTTAGACCAAATTTCTAGTTGTTCAACTGCCGCAGCACGAAAAGTATCGGCCGCTGCGATTAAAACCTTGTTATTCTCTAAGATTAGTTTGTTAGCAATCTTTGAGATTGAAGTAGTTTTTCCTGAACCGTTTACTCCAACAACTAAAATCACATTTAGCCGACCTTTTTCGACATTTAAAGAAGTATCAATAATTGAATTCGAAGTATAAATCGTGAATAATTTATCGGCAATAATTTCGCCAATTAGTTTTGGATCACTAATATTTTCATTTTTAACTTCTTTTTTACATTCATTAATAATAATCTGTACAAGCTTGATTGAAATATCAGCCATAATCAAAATTTCTTCTAGCTCTTCAAAAAACTCTTCATTGATTTCATTGTATTTATTTTGTAGTTGTTTAATACTTTCTGTAAATGAAGAATTAGACTTAGAAAGTCCGGCAATATATGTGTCAAGTCGCTTAGTTTTCTTAAGTTCCTTTTCAAGTTTTTTCTGCTCTTTTGCTTCAATTTTAGCCTGTTTTTTTGCTATTCTTTCTTCCTTAGTTCCGAATAGTTTGTCCTTTAAATTTGATCAAAAACCCATATTGTAATCCTTTCGTGCTTAATTCTTAAATAATTTTAAACTATTTGAAATTTTTTTTAAATAAATGGAGTATGCAATTATGAAAAGTTAGATTAATTAATATATAATTTACATTAATGAAAACAAATAATGAGACAAATAAAATTTACCTTTTTGCTTATGATGAAATGAAAGACCTAGAGTTTTTTACCAAACTTTTTGGCATGGATGTAGTGCACCAAAAAGCTAGGTTAACAGGCTTTGTTAAGTGCGTTAATGAAGATGGTGAATTTTTTATAAGAAGAGATGCTACAAGCTATTTAGAAGGATTGGTTTTTGAACTCAATAAAGAACAGCTATTTTTTGCGGATAAGTGGAAACTTTTACCAATCTATGATCGTTTTTTAGTCAATGTTGAGTTAACTGAAACAAATGAAATACTAGAAAATGTCTATGTATATTCTAAAATTGAAAGCGGAAATTACCGCATTGCAAAAAAAGAAGATGAAAATCAACCAAAAGATGTCTTTTTAATTCAAAATTTTATTCATTTTTTAACTATCCAAAAAAGAATGAAACAATATAACTTATATGATTTCTTGTTTATTTATAAAATTGATAATGAAACTAAAAAATACTATGAAAATATTTCTAATCCAAATGCTTTTATTTCATTTCATGATACAGAAGCCAGATTTCAGACATCAATAATCCCTTGTGTTTTAGTTACATTTAATGAATGTGGGCAAGATTACATAGCCATTACTATTTTTGAGCGTAATGACTACTTTAATGCTATTAGCTACTATGAGATGTTTTATGGCCTTGGAGATTATAAAAATATTAGAGTTGACCTTACCAGTGTTGATGAGAGTATAAGCCTTGGTGCCTTTAAAAACAAAAAGCCCGACCTCATTCTATCAATGAAGGAAGATAAAACTATTTTAGAAATGAAATATGCTGAATATGAAAAAGCTTATGAACTGGTTGTGCCTGAATTTGAAGTTCATCATTGGGATCGTTTCAATTATTTGGTTGCTTTTTTCTTATCTAAAGAGTAAATAAAGAATGTCTGAAAAAATAAAAAACACCAAAACGGCATAGGGTTTGGTGTTTTAAATTATTAGTTTTGGGTTGTTTCGTGATTTTGTGAAGCTTTTGGAGTTTGTAGAGCTTGATTTGAAATAAGTTTATCAATGTAGTCATAGTCATAAAACTTGTCGTATGCAAGTTCCATGTCTGGAGCAATTCCGTCTTCAATTGATTCATTATTTTCGCCAAAAACAGCATTGTTAGGTGAGCTAATTGTTACAGTTGTACCATCTAGAAGGGTGATTGGCATAATTGCCGACATTCCACCACCAGTTCTTTGACCAATAATTTTAGCAATTCCCATTTCTTTAACAATACTTGTTAATTGGTTTGCAGCACTGAAGGTATTAATTCCAACAAGTAGATTTCAGTTATATTGTGTATATGCATCTTTTCCATACCGATCATTACCTTTAGTGTCAACAACCGATTGACTTAGATCAGCACGGCGGTTTAGAACATCATATTCACGGTTTAGGATTGGTTTATTTGTCATAAATCCTAATGTTCTAACCATAGACGCAAACGCTACCACCACCATTAATTGCTAGGTTTAAAACGATATTTTTAATAGTTGGTTTTTTTTCTAATTCTTTCATTAAATATCTCATTAGGTAATATGTATCGTATCTTCAACTATCATCTTTGGCTAGTTGTTCTTTAGTTCCGTCTTCAAATCCTAATAAGGTAACAAAGGCAGTATTTCCTTTATATTTAATATAGTCATCAGCATTGAAGTCATCCAATTTTTTACCAAATGATTTTTCAAAGTTTTCAACTAACATTTTACGGTTAGCATTAAATTTCTTATAATATTCCCCACGTATATCCTTGCCTTCTAGGATTTCATATCATTTTGCCATTCATCTATCTTCGTAGTATGATAATGAGTTTATTCTTGTGTGTAATTCATTTAGTTGCTTTTGGAAGATATTAACATATGCTTGGTTAAAGTCATCTCTATTTGTTGAAAGAAATTTTTCTTTATCTGCTGCGCTAATGTATGAATCAAATGATTTAATTTTCTTGTGTTCTTTAAGACCATAGAAGTGGTCCATTACAAAAAGGAAGTGTTTGTATGTCGCTTCTCTTTCCGCTTTAGTTGGGGTTTTATTATTTTTGGCATTCTTTCTAATTCTTTTTACAGCTTCGTCTGGACTGTCGCCAAAAGCATTAACTCCAGCTTCAACATTAGTGAAATTTTCACCATTAAAGTATAGGTTAGTAAATCCTTGACTCATAAATAAGGTATTAAATACAGAAAATGGAATTATTAATTTTCCTTCTTTGAAAATAATATCCATATCATATTTTTCTAAATCAAATAGGACTCCCTTATTGTCTTCAAATTTATTACTATATTTTGTTTGTAAGAATTGTGCACCGTTGGTTTGTTCTTGTGGTTTTTGAATTTCATAGAAGAATGATGTACTTGTTGCGTGAATATAGTTTTTATCTCAGTTGAAGATTACTTGGTTTGATATTTGCCCATCAAATGATGTTTGATAAATTTTTTGGTTATTTGTGGTGTCCACAAATGTTTTATACCCGGTTGTGTCAATATATCCGCTAAGAACTTCTAATGCTTCATCAACATCAATATATGGTACAGCGTCATTATCTCCTTTAAAGTACGCAGTTAATTTATTATCATTAATAGTGTACTCAGGATTGAAGTTTTTAAATTCATATTTATTTGATTTAAGATATAGGTTGTCGTCATTTGTAGGATTAACATTCGGAAGCTTGTTTTCTTCTTTTATTCTTTGAATTTCCTTTTCTTTTTCAATAAGTTCTTCTTTTAACTTTTTGTTTTCATCTTTTTGTGATTCGGTTTGGCAGCTAGCTGCGATTAAAGATATTGGTGCAAAAACACCTAATCCCAAAGGAACTAAAACTGATGTCAAAATCTTTGACTTTCTCGTTTGTTTCATAATTTTTTATCCCTCCTTTTAAGGACATTTTTTTAAACATACTTGATTAAATTTTATTATAAAATAATATTTTTACAAAAAAATGGCGCGTCAACAGCCAAAATTGTGAGTTTTTTGAATAAAATCACAAAAAATCTTAAATAATATTTTAAAAATCATATTTAACTGTTTTTCTTGTAAAATAGAAAAATATGAAAAATAAATTACATAAAAATATGGTCAAAAATTTTTTCGCAGTTAAGGATTTTAAATTCATTTTTAAATTAACCTTACCAATTTTTATTCAAACTTTATTTTTCGCCCTTATCTCATTAGTTGGATCTTTAGCAACGAGTTTCTATCAGCAGGTTTATCATATTGATGGCTCTTATAATGGCTATTATTTTTACACGATATCAAAAATTTTGACTGTTTATAAAATTTTGGTTTTTATTCCAATTATTTATCAGCTCGGAGTTTTAGTTGTTGCCTCGAATTTATTTGGCCAGAATAAAGTTGATAAAATACCGCAAGTAATATCATCGGCAATTTATGTATCATTAATTATTAATTTTGCCTGTTATTTTATAATGTTTGGAATCTCACCAATCATCCTTGCTAAAGCAGGAGCACGTGAGTCAGCTATTTATAGTTGAAAAACAATTGAAAACTATGAAATATTTCAAAACAACTTAAAACTCGCAAATGGTCTTAAAATACCAACAAGTATTTTAGTTAATGGTGGTAGCTTTGGCGGTAAGGTATTTATTAATAGTAATCCTTATATTTTAGTTAATAATGAACTAGCCTTTGCTCAAAAATTTTTACAAATCACTACAATTGATATTTTTGTAATTTCGATTGCTTTTATTCTAACTTCAGCATTACAGGCAATTGAAAAAAATCGTTTTGCCATTATTGGAGTAATTGTCGCCATATTTATTAGAACAATATGAACATATTTAATACTTTTAACACCAAAAAATATTGATTTAATGATCTTGGTGGCGCTTGAAACAATTATCGGAGGAGTAATACAGCTAACAATCGCTTATATATTTGTCCAGAAATTAATTATTGCTAAACAACCAAAAATTCCATTTAAGGCCTCTTGAAACTCAAAGTATATAAAAGAAATTTTGAAAATTGGAGCACCAATTGCAATTGAAACCGGAATTTGATTTACATCTCAGTATTTTATTGCGGCGGCAATTCCTTTTGCAATTTCACAAGATAAATTCATTGGCATCTGAAGGGCAGTAAATAATGGATATGATGTATTTAATTCATTCTTACTAGGACTAGGTTATGTTACTAGTGTTATTGTGGCAGTGGAGATTGGAAAGCAAGATCTTGGTCGCGCTCATTCACTTGGCAGAAGTGCTTTTAAATTAGGTTTATATGCACAAACAATATTTTCAATTTTAGGCATTGCTATGACCTATCCAATGCTAAAAATTTACTCAATTGATAAGAGTTTAATTAGCAGCCTAGGTTATAGCATTATGGCAATTTTGATGGTCAAAGCAATATTTGATGTTGGTAACCTAACAATATTGAGAGGACTTTGAGGTGCAAATGATGTTCTAATGCCAATTTTTGTTGCGATAACAACAATGATTGGTTTACAACTTAGCACAATCTATTTTGTCGGCATTTATCAAAACACTTCAAAAGAAGTTAATAAATTAAGCGCAGAAACTTACATTATTATTGTTTCTTTAATCACATTAATTGACCCTATCACTAGAAGCACATTATACAACCTTAGATGGAATAGTCGTGTTTGACATAAATATGCTAAGAGACTATAGCAAAAAATGACGGATCACAGTCCGGCATTTTTATTTATAAATTTAATTATTTTAACTTTAAAAATATTTTTATCTCTTTACTTATGTTATCGATTTCAGTTTTATCAGCTTCTAATAATGAAGATTTTTTAGATATGAGTGATGTCCTTGATTCTTAATTCAATTGTTTTGGTTCGCTTTACCTTTTGATTGATCTTATTCTTCTACAGATTTCAAAAGAATTTTCAAATTCGCATTTAAGTTTTATTTTTTTATAATTACTTTCTTTATTATTCATATGTGCCTTATCCTTTTTTCAATAATTTATCCAATTTTTTAAGTTAGTAAATATATTTTATTTATGACTAAACAATTTAAAAAATAAGACATTATTGACAATATTCAAAGAGTGAAAAAATTAAAAAATATTTGCCTCAACATGGCAAATATAAATTACTAACCTTGCTTTTTCAAAATATATTTTACTTCTTCTTTAAGGATTGAACTAATTTCCTTAATTCCTCTATATCTTAAGCCCGTTTTACTTTCTATAGCCTTTTCAATATAGTATAAGAAATTTGCTGCAATTTTCTTTGTTTCAGAATCAATTTTATTTGAGTTGATATAAAATTTTAAAACAGTGTATGGATAGAATAAAACCTCGTAATTGTAATATTTAATATTTCTTTGTTTAATATATTCCACTCAACTATCATTAAAACCATCAATGTAGGGTTTGAATTGATTATATGGATTAATCTTAAGAAGAAATTCCTTTGATTTTTCTAATAGTAAATTCGCAAATTCTGAATATTTTCCAGTAAATGTTCCTGCATTATCGCTTAGATCTAATGATTCAAGTTGTTTCAAAAATGAATCAATATCACTATTAGCGTTTGGACTATCATTTAAATAGTCCTCCAAATTTCGAATTAATTCTCTACCATTTTTAAGAGCCGATGTATTTTTGTCATCTTTGTCTAATAGTTTTGTTATAAGTTTGTAAAACTCTCTAAAGTGAGAGTATGTTTTTAATTCACCTTGCTTTGCTAAATCCTTAAATTCTTGTAAAGTTATAGCATATAAGTTCATATAAATAATGTCTGTTGAATAATCATTTTTTTCAAAATCTGTTTTAATATTACGTTCATTTATAATTTCTATTAATTCTTTATTAAGAATAAAAATTAATCATATTAATAGCTGAATTATTCAAGCCGGTTTTACTATTTATCGCCTCATCAACTAGCTTTATGACCTTTATTAGCATTTGTTGAGTATATCCTTCCAAATCAGGAAAATTAACAAAAGATTTTAGAACTGATTCAAGATAAAATAGGGTTTGATAATTGAAATATTTAATATTTCTATTTTTAGTGTATTCCTTTCAAATGTCATTAAAAGTGTCTATAAATGATTTAATTTTTGCGCTAGGGTTGACTTTTGCTATAAATTTTTTTGACTCATTTACAACTAGATTATAAAATTGCGAATATTTTCCTAAATCTTGATTATCCTTTGGCGTTGGATCTATTGAAAAATTATTGCCAATATTAAGCAAGTTTGGTTTTTTGAAAATGGATTGAAAATCTGTAGCATTAGGTTTGTTATTTAAATAATCCTGAAAATCATTAAGGAATTGAATTCCATTTGAAAGAGCAACACTATTATCTTTATCCTCTTTTTGTAGTTTTTCAATAAGCATTTTTAGTTCATTAATTTGTGAATAAGCTTTCAAATTATTATCTCTAGCCAAATTATAAAATTTCGAAAATATTAGCACAAATAGATTCATGTATAAAAAATTATTTGGATATTTTACGGCTACAAAATTATTTTCAACAACTTCCTTTTCTTTTAAGTGATCCGGTAATTCTTCAAAAATAATTTTATCAAGTTCACGAATTTCGCGATATGATAATCCTGTTTTTGAGTTTATAGCTCTATCAAGATAATCTTTGGTTCCATCAATTTTTCCTCCAGCACCAGACCCAACTGCAAGTGAATTATTATAATAATTAACTCACCCTTTTAGATTAAATAAAACTCTATAATT
It encodes:
- a CDS encoding S41 family peptidase, yielding MVRTLGFMTNKPILNREYDVLNRRADLSQSVVDTKGNDRYGKDAYTQYNWNLLVGINTFSAANQLTSIVKEMGIAKIIGQRTGGGMSAIMPITLLDGTTVTISSPNNAVFGENNESIEDGIAPDMELAYDKFYDYDYIDKLISNQALQTPKASQNHETTQN
- a CDS encoding ATP-binding protein, translating into MKKRNILNLIKYHYEKDEIAFNGEVIEVAKYFDSIGDDELANYVLSLRGISAEDLVAQSNNKDFEINSEFLERITIDKIEDLHLPAAIIDDIKGIINAIDHKSGINKFLFQGPPGTGKTEAVKNVARILKRSLYSVNFESLVDSKLGQTNKNIINLFDEINAIPFSDRIVILFDEMDAIALDRINSNDVREMGRVTSTVLKELDKLFSHNKDIVIIATTNLFSSFDKALIRRFDATINFDRYTQEDLIDVAKYYLEAIIKKFEGASLDVRVFKKILKLVKKLPYPGELKNIIKTSLAFSEKGSKFGYLIRIYNSLVGGLDNKKYDEIHKEGFTVREIEILKEKSKSSVAREIKKELDNNE
- a CDS encoding sigma factor-like helix-turn-helix DNA-binding protein, with protein sequence MENISERTKVVELFEKYKDLLTNSQKQALYLHYFEDLSFSEIAQELAMTRSGAYDAVNKAKQKLFSIDSKIAK
- a CDS encoding gamma-glutamylcyclotransferase family protein, whose translation is MKTNNETNKIYLFAYDEMKDLEFFTKLFGMDVVHQKARLTGFVKCVNEDGEFFIRRDATSYLEGLVFELNKEQLFFADKWKLLPIYDRFLVNVELTETNEILENVYVYSKIESGNYRIAKKEDENQPKDVFLIQNFIHFLTIQKRMKQYNLYDFLFIYKIDNETKKYYENISNPNAFISFHDTEARFQTSIIPCVLVTFNECGQDYIAITIFERNDYFNAISYYEMFYGLGDYKNIRVDLTSVDESISLGAFKNKKPDLILSMKEDKTILEMKYAEYEKAYELVVPEFEVHHWDRFNYLVAFFLSKE
- a CDS encoding S8 family peptidase, which translates into the protein MNNLLELKGKKFEQQKRIAGGSISMNGNFIVTVEHIKKLEQQLKEIKDYWKDKFEIINGVLISVYYNKIAAKSNRIKGIFKGKDSNRAIVGSKFNAEKNKHIITYFLEMKDLERSIDMLSKGREIVDKEFNGGIDIFALKNINTKFQDHWQMKKSVFQSLIADVSYIDLFNVDKATPNFDNKLITIYDVKQDVATILQKLGIYVLNIDSFDNLTINLNEDAIKELYEKAPYLVNMGVENLSKLDYEDFAISSSDNPSLIIVSPTNEPTIGVIDTLFDKNSYFSEWVDYEEMVSPEITKAPGYYEHGTAVSSIIVDGPALNPNLDDGCGRFKVKHFGIYAAKNLSMIDFLKKLKIIIARYSNKIRVWNISLGSRSEINDNYVSLAAYELDKIQSEYNVIFVISGTNKPKDINGNLKIGSPADSINSIVVNSVRIKDKNPASYSRRGPVLSYFLKPDVSYYGGDYNFGEEITVYSSTARGLVQISGTSFAAPWVARKLSYLIDVLGQSREVAKALIIDSARKWSVNIPSAESALLGHGIVPIHINDILYTKDDEIKFVVSDVSREWNTYNYEFPVPLVNQTYPYIAKVIMCYFPKCNRNQGVDYTNTEFDLHFGRVKKIGDGKYKIEDIKNNKQNQDNDPHKIYTFEETARKEYRKWDNVKFIAKDINKKNQALKWNETMSKNWGLEIKTSNRLDAIDGLDVKFGAVITLKALDGKNRIDEFIKNCHFNGWIINKIDVENRINIYEKAEEKIDLK
- a CDS encoding ribosome-recycling factor; the encoded protein is MELNEYLLELNKELAKNIDNFEMQMTKIAVGRANPALINKIQINYYDSMISLEEISAISIASPLQLLVKPYDVAVLKTIEKTLLDSKLNISIANEGHQLRLTYPQMTTEKRVEMTKQLGSITEHARVIVRQFRQDINKKIKNDSELSEDLQKQYLDNIQKEIDRSIEKINKMSKEKEKDLLTI
- the pyrH gene encoding UMP kinase, which encodes MSYKRVLIKLSGEGLANKDKKKLAIDYELVDKFAKQLKVIVDKGIEVAIVVGGGNFWRGTSAAKNGIQRVRADYIGMLATTMNALALQSGFENNNLNCRVLSSLTMDPKVCEVYINEKAKKYLRNGKVVIFAGGTGRPFFTTDTASTLFASEINADAILMGKNNVDGVYDSDPRINSMAKKYDRISYDELLEKDLKIIDSTAASMARDNNIDIVIFDINENNALLRVIENKIPNTIITNNK
- the ftsY gene encoding signal recognition particle-docking protein FtsY encodes the protein MGFWSNLKDKLFGTKEERIAKKQAKIEAKEQKKLEKELKKTKRLDTYIAGLSKSNSSFTESIKQLQNKYNEINEEFFEELEEILIMADISIKLVQIIINECKKEVKNENISDPKLIGEIIADKLFTIYTSNSIIDTSLNVEKGRLNVILVVGVNGSGKTTSISKIANKLILENNKVLIAAADTFRAAAVEQLEIWSKRVGADIVKPNENEKDPAAVVYRAIDKAQAEHYDVLIIDTAGRLQNKVNLMSELAKLNKVLANKVPDAPHESLLVLDATTGQNGIAQAKVFGEATPLSGIVLTKMDGTSKGGIVLTIKDELNLAVKYVGLGEQVTDLAEFDLDSYIYGLMKGLVD